The Halobellus sp. MBLA0158 genome has a window encoding:
- a CDS encoding site-2 protease family protein, whose product MNTLLWVLVGLAAYSMATFFLSQRGLLPDSVRIRGPFTTIHTKRGRDFIDWIATPKRFWRAWTNLGVGAALVIMAGMFLFLLVQGIAIARNPPAPSQVNQPQNFLVIPGVNDFLPLSVAPEIVFGLLVGLVVHEGGHGILCRVEDIDIESMGVFLFTIIPLGAFVQPDEESQRNADRGGRTRMFAAGVTNNFFVTFVAFALLFGPIIGSIGVASGMAVQGAYDGSPAAEAGIGQGDRITAVGGVPVGNESSLDAALLGTDARTVTVEVDGGESAADRARRTVDVERSLIVAGSVAGNPANISVGSDPIGVTRVNGTAVYTRTGFAEAVGEDRFARLTTDRGTVTIPVGAYLTRVVADGPLAQAGAPTEPGVIVTAIDGRRVVSSTELTRVLDGTAPGETVPVEVYHDGSVETYDVTLGENPQDGNGFLGVNIFPGTSGLLLTDFGVQSYPAGTYLELLGGDGGPDASGLSGAIGESPLATVYVSLVLPLASLVLGIPNFPGFTGSVSNFYAVAGPLGFLGSGVFLLANVAFWTAWINLQLGLFNCIPGYPLDGGRILRASVEAVVSRLPIADRDRVVTTITTGIGLTMLASLLLLVFGPTVLGG is encoded by the coding sequence ATGAACACGCTTCTGTGGGTACTCGTCGGCCTCGCCGCGTACTCGATGGCGACGTTTTTCCTCTCACAGCGCGGCCTGCTCCCGGACTCGGTGCGGATCCGCGGGCCGTTCACGACCATACACACCAAGCGCGGCCGCGACTTCATCGACTGGATCGCGACGCCGAAGCGCTTCTGGCGCGCGTGGACGAACCTCGGCGTCGGCGCCGCGCTCGTCATCATGGCGGGGATGTTCCTCTTCCTGCTCGTCCAGGGGATCGCCATCGCGCGGAACCCCCCGGCGCCCTCGCAGGTGAATCAGCCGCAGAACTTCCTCGTCATCCCCGGCGTCAACGACTTCCTGCCGCTGTCTGTCGCGCCGGAGATCGTCTTCGGTCTGCTCGTCGGCCTCGTCGTCCACGAGGGCGGCCACGGGATCCTCTGTCGCGTCGAGGACATCGACATCGAGTCGATGGGAGTCTTCCTCTTCACCATCATTCCGCTCGGCGCGTTCGTCCAGCCGGACGAGGAGAGCCAGCGGAACGCCGACAGGGGCGGCCGGACGCGGATGTTCGCCGCGGGCGTCACGAACAACTTCTTCGTCACCTTCGTCGCGTTCGCCCTGCTCTTCGGGCCGATCATCGGGAGCATCGGCGTCGCCTCCGGGATGGCCGTGCAGGGCGCCTACGACGGCTCGCCGGCCGCGGAGGCGGGCATCGGACAGGGCGATCGGATCACCGCCGTCGGGGGCGTGCCGGTCGGCAACGAGAGTTCGCTCGACGCCGCCCTGCTCGGCACCGACGCGCGGACCGTCACGGTCGAAGTCGACGGCGGCGAGAGCGCCGCCGACCGCGCGCGTCGGACGGTCGACGTCGAGCGGTCGCTGATCGTCGCGGGCTCGGTCGCCGGCAACCCGGCGAACATCAGCGTCGGGAGCGATCCGATCGGCGTCACGCGGGTGAACGGCACGGCGGTCTACACCCGCACCGGCTTCGCCGAGGCCGTCGGCGAGGACCGCTTCGCGCGGCTCACGACCGACCGCGGGACCGTCACGATCCCGGTCGGCGCCTACCTGACCCGCGTCGTCGCGGACGGGCCCCTCGCGCAGGCCGGCGCGCCGACTGAGCCGGGCGTGATCGTGACCGCGATCGACGGCCGGCGCGTGGTCTCCTCGACGGAGCTCACTCGCGTCCTCGACGGGACCGCGCCGGGCGAGACGGTCCCGGTGGAGGTCTATCACGACGGCTCGGTCGAGACCTACGACGTGACGCTCGGGGAGAACCCACAGGACGGCAACGGCTTCCTCGGCGTCAACATCTTCCCGGGGACGAGCGGGCTGCTCCTCACCGACTTCGGCGTGCAGTCCTACCCCGCCGGCACGTACCTCGAACTCCTCGGCGGCGACGGCGGCCCCGACGCCTCCGGCCTGTCGGGCGCGATCGGCGAGTCGCCGCTGGCGACGGTGTACGTCTCCCTCGTGCTGCCGCTCGCGTCGCTCGTCCTGGGCATCCCGAACTTCCCCGGCTTCACCGGGAGCGTGTCCAACTTCTACGCCGTCGCCGGGCCGCTCGGCTTCCTCGGATCGGGCGTGTTCCTGCTCGCGAACGTCGCCTTCTGGACGGCCTGGATCAACCTCCAGTTGGGTCTGTTCAACTGCATCCCGGGCTACCCGCTCGACGGCGGTCGGATCCTCCGGGCGAGCGTCGAGGCGGTCGTCTCCCGGCTGCCCATCGCGGACCGGGACCGGGTCGTGACCACGATCACGACCGGGATCGGCCTGACGATGCTGGCCTCGCTGCTGCTGTTGGTCTTCGGGCCGACGGTCCTCGGCGGGTAG